The genomic interval GACTTAAATGCAGCATTACACACACTGATGCCGTGGCGTAAAGGACCTTTCGCGCCGTGTGGGATTGATTTAGATAGCGAGTGGCGCAGCGATTGGAAATTTGCACGCTTGCAAGAGGCTGGACTGGATTTTACCGACAAGCATATTCTTGATGTCGGCTGTGGCAATGGCTATTTTATGCTACGCATGCTGGGTGAAGGTACTTCGCTTTGCGTTGGCGTTGATCCTTCCTGGCATTATTTTGCACAATTTCTTGCCCTACAAAAGCTCTATCAGGCCACACGCATGGCGTACTTACCGCTGACGCTAGATGATGCTCTGCTCAATGAGTTCGACCTTACTCTATCGATGGGCGTGCTTTATCACCGTCGTGACCCGTTACAGCACCTATGGCAACTACGTGAGACCTTACGTAGCGGTGGGCAGATGGTGGTGGAAACGTTGGTTGTTGATGGCGACCAGAATACGGTGTTTATGCCTGATGATCGCTATGCGGGGATGAAGAATGTGTGGTTTTTACCGAGCGCAGAGGCGTTGTGTCATTGGCTGGAGCGCCTCAAGCTACGCATTGAGTATTGCAGCGAGGCCGTTCCGACCACAGCAGAAGAGCAACGCCGCACCCCTTGGATGGATCGCCACTCGCTCGATCAGTTTATG from Suttonella sp. R2A3 carries:
- the cmoB gene encoding tRNA 5-methoxyuridine(34)/uridine 5-oxyacetic acid(34) synthase CmoB produces the protein MNLAQAQWQNLLAYKTALQRFDGPLQYKLDQLWQQRHSQFDAWLEAVTAMPDGAGGHIDLRSAAPRLDKALSNREQADLNAALHTLMPWRKGPFAPCGIDLDSEWRSDWKFARLQEAGLDFTDKHILDVGCGNGYFMLRMLGEGTSLCVGVDPSWHYFAQFLALQKLYQATRMAYLPLTLDDALLNEFDLTLSMGVLYHRRDPLQHLWQLRETLRSGGQMVVETLVVDGDQNTVFMPDDRYAGMKNVWFLPSAEALCHWLERLKLRIEYCSEAVPTTAEEQRRTPWMDRHSLDQFMRADYRATVEGHPPPKRVIVVASK